A genomic region of Methanobacterium sp. SMA-27 contains the following coding sequences:
- a CDS encoding DUF362 domain-containing protein: MDERTVFVEGVLPNFESLGASIKKVLLKSTNNLEWLSKGDLVLLKPALNSPNPYPSTTHPLSVKVVKELLTERGAEVVVGDQSGLKDVLHDSSGVIHGKTQDNYIKSGMGTIEDRFISFESEGWEEGFIHHQSEHTTSWPKGFYVTRWIKEADHIINLPRLSTHSQAGVTLGFKNMVGILRDDSRMDFHANGPFNNFIKNETHGSNLKSMDDGSDTFIEKIVEINDAIKEKLRTTLFVATKAQTTFGPNTNSLKIGKLEIGKAHVVELKPGLVFASNDPVSTESFAIAILKELRKNLPSLLRLSSGLLLFSNSNVTKLNETPIKDMIFIRHAIDIGLGEMPTQLLYNNVPESLKECLKKYI, encoded by the coding sequence ATGGATGAAAGAACAGTTTTTGTAGAGGGTGTATTACCAAATTTTGAATCATTAGGTGCTTCAATTAAGAAAGTGTTATTAAAATCTACAAATAATTTGGAATGGCTCTCTAAGGGTGATCTTGTTCTTTTAAAACCTGCCCTGAATTCACCTAACCCTTACCCATCCACAACACATCCACTATCAGTAAAGGTTGTCAAGGAACTTCTAACAGAAAGGGGTGCAGAGGTAGTTGTTGGAGATCAATCAGGATTAAAGGATGTTCTCCACGATTCATCTGGTGTTATACATGGAAAAACTCAGGACAATTATATCAAATCAGGCATGGGTACAATAGAGGACAGATTCATAAGTTTTGAATCTGAAGGTTGGGAAGAAGGATTTATCCACCACCAATCAGAACATACCACATCATGGCCAAAGGGTTTTTATGTAACCAGATGGATTAAAGAAGCTGATCATATTATAAATTTGCCAAGATTAAGTACACACAGTCAGGCAGGTGTTACCCTGGGTTTTAAGAATATGGTAGGTATATTAAGGGATGATAGCAGGATGGATTTCCATGCAAACGGTCCATTTAATAATTTCATAAAAAATGAAACCCACGGAAGCAATCTTAAATCCATGGATGATGGATCTGATACTTTTATTGAAAAGATAGTGGAAATAAATGATGCCATAAAAGAAAAACTTCGTACAACACTTTTTGTTGCAACAAAGGCACAGACAACATTCGGACCAAACACCAATTCCCTTAAAATTGGAAAATTAGAAATAGGTAAGGCACATGTTGTTGAACTCAAACCAGGACTAGTATTTGCAAGTAACGATCCAGTTTCAACAGAATCATTCGCAATAGCAATATTAAAAGAATTAAGAAAGAACTTACCTTCTTTACTCCGACTTTCTTCCGGATTACTATTATTTTCCAACAGTAACGTTACTAAACTTAACGAGACACCCATCAAGGATATGATATTTATTCGCCATGCAATAGATATAGGACTAGGAGAAATGCCCACCCAACTACTTTATAACAATGTTCCAGAAAGTTTAAAGGAATGCTTGAAAAAATACATTTAA
- a CDS encoding DUF5518 domain-containing protein yields MVEVKWTHIINGLVIAIILGLILGILTSWGDILGYLIATIYVGYSVNGDYMNGAIHGAAVGAVAAVIVLILSLIGLSTLFADVAVVSGLVAIVTVLIIAIIIGGIIGVIGGIIGGLIKSKS; encoded by the coding sequence ATGGTAGAAGTAAAATGGACGCATATAATAAATGGTTTAGTGATAGCAATAATACTTGGTTTAATCCTTGGAATTCTAACATCATGGGGAGACATATTAGGATACTTAATTGCAACAATATATGTTGGTTACTCAGTAAATGGAGACTACATGAATGGAGCTATCCACGGAGCGGCAGTTGGTGCTGTTGCAGCTGTAATTGTGCTTATACTTAGTTTAATTGGATTAAGTACCCTGTTTGCTGACGTTGCAGTTGTATCAGGATTAGTAGCAATAGTTACAGTACTAATCATAGCTATAATTATTGGAGGAATCATTGGTGTTATAGGTGGAATAATAGGGGGTTTAATAAAAAGTAAAAGTTAA